The Sphingomonas alpina genome has a segment encoding these proteins:
- a CDS encoding F390 synthetase-related protein codes for MPPILTAVSAFWRTRSLARRLKTSDDVRAWQARRIEAFLARSVPRVRAYAGRPVDRLADLPIVDKASLLADFAAFNRPGITVDEVRSAIDRGEDRVRGYPIGQSTGTSGNRGYFVISEAERFVWLGTILAKTLPDILWRRHRVALALPGFSTLYRSAERGRRIALRFFDLAQGVDAWADQLAEFAPDTIVAPPKVLRRLAEMDRLPARNIFSGAEVLDPLDRRVIEAATGAQVREIYMATEGLFGVACPQGTLHLAEDAVHFEWQPSGDSGLAIPLITDFTRSTQVMARYRMNDLLALSDRPCACGSPLQAVARIEGRQDDVFQLLAADGRFRMVTPDVLRNAVIDSDRAIDDFRIVQTGPRSIAIALSDRLGAAADDAVKAALTTLAEDIGIGALEITVTRGIAIPFDRKLRRVRREWSPDQGVI; via the coding sequence ATGCCGCCGATCCTGACCGCCGTGTCGGCCTTTTGGCGAACCCGATCGCTCGCTCGCCGCCTGAAGACATCCGATGACGTCCGTGCATGGCAGGCCCGGCGCATCGAAGCCTTTCTCGCCCGGTCTGTGCCTCGCGTCCGCGCCTATGCCGGCCGGCCCGTGGATCGCCTCGCCGATCTGCCGATCGTCGACAAGGCGAGTTTGCTCGCCGACTTTGCTGCCTTCAACCGACCCGGAATCACCGTGGATGAAGTCCGCAGCGCGATCGACCGGGGTGAGGATCGCGTACGGGGCTATCCGATTGGTCAGAGCACCGGTACCAGCGGCAATCGCGGTTATTTCGTGATCAGCGAGGCGGAGCGTTTCGTCTGGCTCGGCACGATCCTCGCCAAGACGCTGCCCGATATCCTGTGGCGACGGCACCGCGTCGCACTCGCCCTACCGGGTTTCTCGACGCTGTACCGCTCGGCTGAACGCGGGCGGCGCATTGCCTTGCGCTTTTTCGATCTTGCCCAGGGCGTCGATGCCTGGGCCGATCAACTGGCCGAGTTTGCGCCCGACACGATCGTCGCGCCGCCCAAGGTCTTGCGCCGTCTCGCCGAGATGGACCGGCTGCCGGCGCGCAATATCTTCAGCGGCGCCGAAGTGCTCGACCCGCTCGATCGACGGGTGATCGAGGCCGCGACTGGCGCGCAGGTGCGCGAAATCTATATGGCGACAGAAGGATTGTTCGGCGTCGCCTGTCCCCAGGGCACGCTCCATCTCGCGGAGGATGCCGTGCATTTCGAATGGCAGCCTTCCGGCGACAGCGGCCTCGCCATCCCGCTGATCACCGATTTTACCCGCTCCACCCAAGTCATGGCGCGTTACCGCATGAATGACTTGCTGGCATTGTCCGATCGCCCTTGCGCGTGCGGATCGCCGCTCCAGGCCGTGGCGCGGATCGAGGGGCGGCAGGACGACGTGTTCCAGCTATTGGCCGCGGACGGCAGGTTCCGTATGGTCACGCCTGATGTGCTGCGCAACGCCGTGATCGACAGCGACCGCGCGATTGACGATTTCCGGATCGTGCAGACCGGCCCGCGCAGCATCGCTATTGCCTTGTCGGATCGACTTGGCGCGGCAGCCGATGATGCGGTCAAGGCAGCCCTGACGACGCTTGCCGAAGATATCGGCATCGGTGCTCTGGAAATCACCGTCACGCGCGGCATCGCCATTCCGTTCGACCGCAAACTGCGCCGGGTTCGACGCGAATGGTCGCCGGATCAGGGCGTGATCTGA
- a CDS encoding 3-oxoacyl-[acyl-carrier-protein] synthase III C-terminal domain-containing protein produces MNAIRGIGFRLAGSGRALPRSLVPSTDIDARIGAEAGWTEANFGIATRHYAQPDETSSMLGAQAGAVALADADWNAEDLDVLIAACGVMEQPIPGTAPLIQRRLGIGGGGIAAFDVNATCLSFLVALDTMLMGMALGKWRRGLIVSSDIASAALDYGSPEASAIFGDGAAAMAIEAGGPSRMLAMRLSTFGDGADLCRLEAGGTRLRPHDDIEGFLAVSRFRMDGPGLFSATARRFPPFLKRLLADSDMPIGAIDTIIPHQASAAALEHLKRSVPDGHARTVDIFRDHGNQIATGMPHTLHVARTSGRTPPGSHSLLIGTSAGVSLGGAVIRW; encoded by the coding sequence ATGAACGCGATTCGGGGCATTGGATTTCGTCTGGCGGGCAGCGGCAGAGCGCTGCCACGGTCACTTGTTCCTTCGACCGACATCGATGCCAGGATCGGCGCCGAAGCTGGCTGGACCGAAGCCAATTTCGGAATCGCGACGCGCCATTATGCCCAGCCGGACGAAACGAGCTCGATGCTAGGGGCACAGGCAGGTGCGGTCGCGCTGGCCGATGCCGATTGGAATGCGGAGGATCTCGACGTGCTGATCGCCGCCTGCGGGGTGATGGAGCAGCCGATCCCCGGCACTGCGCCGCTGATCCAGCGACGGCTGGGCATTGGCGGCGGCGGCATTGCAGCGTTCGACGTCAATGCCACCTGCCTCTCCTTCCTTGTCGCACTCGACACCATGTTGATGGGTATGGCGTTGGGTAAATGGCGGCGCGGGTTGATCGTTTCGTCCGATATTGCCTCTGCAGCACTTGATTATGGCTCGCCCGAGGCATCGGCGATCTTTGGCGATGGCGCCGCAGCGATGGCGATCGAGGCGGGCGGGCCGAGCCGGATGCTGGCTATGCGGCTCAGCACCTTTGGCGATGGGGCGGATCTATGCCGGCTCGAAGCAGGCGGTACGCGGCTTCGTCCGCATGACGATATCGAGGGTTTCCTTGCCGTAAGCCGTTTCCGAATGGACGGGCCTGGCCTGTTCAGTGCCACAGCCCGGCGCTTTCCGCCATTTCTGAAGCGCCTGCTCGCCGATTCGGACATGCCAATCGGTGCCATCGATACGATCATCCCGCACCAGGCTAGCGCCGCTGCGCTCGAGCATCTCAAGCGTTCGGTACCGGACGGCCATGCCAGAACGGTCGATATCTTCCGCGACCACGGCAATCAGATCGCGACCGGCATGCCACACACGCTGCATGTCGCGCGAACAAGCGGACGCACCCCGCCAGGCTCGCACAGCCTGCTGATCGGCACCTCGGCCGGCGTATCGCTGGGCGGCGCGGTGATCCGCTGGTGA
- a CDS encoding MBL fold metallo-hydrolase, which yields MRETIVTLIRAGHCVHPQRMTIRDGSWRPAVFPALSILIIHPVEGPILFDTGYDPAFFAATEPFPERFYRWLTPVTLAAGAEVAAQLQRFGLAPGDIRHLILSHFHADHVAGTHAFPNAAIHCSRTGLDAACSSGRFAAVRRGMLRALLPADIAARARFFEDAPRMMLPGALQPFDMGADILGDGSVLAVELPGHCPGHWGAVINDSAHGEHFLVADAAWSTDAIRRDMPPPAITSNLLGSAKRVEATLRRLNALWRRNPEIRLTPAHCLERAAEAEPGGISA from the coding sequence ATGCGTGAGACGATCGTTACCCTGATACGCGCCGGCCACTGCGTTCATCCACAGCGCATGACGATCCGCGACGGAAGCTGGCGTCCGGCAGTCTTTCCGGCGCTGTCGATCCTGATCATCCATCCGGTCGAGGGGCCGATACTGTTCGATACCGGCTATGATCCCGCCTTCTTTGCCGCAACCGAGCCCTTTCCGGAACGCTTCTACCGCTGGCTGACGCCGGTCACGCTGGCGGCAGGTGCCGAGGTTGCGGCGCAGCTGCAGCGCTTCGGGCTGGCGCCGGGTGATATCCGCCACCTGATCCTGTCGCACTTCCATGCCGATCATGTCGCCGGCACGCATGCCTTTCCCAATGCGGCGATCCATTGCTCCAGGACGGGGCTCGACGCGGCTTGTTCGAGTGGACGTTTTGCAGCGGTACGGCGCGGCATGCTGCGCGCGTTGTTGCCCGCCGACATCGCGGCGCGGGCGCGGTTCTTCGAAGACGCCCCGCGCATGATGCTCCCCGGCGCGTTGCAGCCTTTCGACATGGGCGCGGATATTCTCGGCGACGGCAGCGTGCTGGCGGTCGAACTGCCCGGACATTGCCCCGGGCATTGGGGCGCGGTGATCAACGACAGCGCCCATGGCGAGCATTTCCTGGTCGCCGATGCAGCCTGGTCGACCGATGCGATCCGCCGCGACATGCCGCCGCCGGCGATCACCAGCAATTTGCTCGGCAGTGCCAAGCGGGTCGAGGCGACCTTGCGGCGGCTCAACGCACTGTGGCGCCGCAATCCGGAGATCCGCCTCACGCCCGCCCATTGCCTCGAGCGCGCCGCCGAAGCCGAGCCGGGTGGAATTAGCGCGTGA
- the glk gene encoding glucokinase — translation MEVVTVDIGGTHARFAIAEVADGRVVSLGEPTTHKTAEHASLQTAWQAFGAAQKRPLPRAAAIAVASPVGGEVIKLTNNPWIIRPALIPERLEVDDYVLINDFGAIGHAVAQAPDSEFLHLAGPDQPFVETGVLTVCGPGTGLGVAQVLRTPQRYHVLETEGGHVDYAPLDGIEDAFVKHLRKKFTRVSTERIVAGPGIVGIYETLAEIENRAIQRLDDKAIWTMALEGKDSLALAALDRFCLSLGAVAGDLALAHGAKGVVIAGGLGLRLKEHFARSGFAERFVAKGRFQQMMAAIPVKLIIHLQPGLYGAAAAFAQEHTS, via the coding sequence ATGGAAGTCGTCACGGTCGACATCGGTGGGACGCATGCCCGCTTCGCCATCGCCGAAGTGGCCGATGGCCGCGTCGTCTCGCTTGGTGAGCCGACCACCCACAAGACGGCGGAGCATGCCAGTCTGCAGACCGCCTGGCAGGCGTTCGGCGCTGCGCAGAAGCGTCCCCTGCCCCGTGCGGCGGCGATCGCGGTCGCGTCTCCGGTCGGCGGTGAGGTGATCAAGCTGACCAACAATCCGTGGATCATCCGACCCGCGCTGATTCCCGAGCGACTCGAAGTCGATGACTATGTCCTGATCAACGATTTCGGTGCGATCGGCCATGCCGTCGCCCAGGCGCCGGACAGCGAGTTCCTGCATCTGGCGGGTCCTGACCAGCCCTTCGTGGAGACCGGCGTGCTGACCGTATGCGGTCCCGGCACCGGACTGGGCGTAGCGCAGGTGTTGCGCACGCCGCAGCGCTACCATGTGCTCGAGACCGAAGGCGGGCATGTCGATTACGCGCCGCTCGACGGGATCGAAGATGCGTTCGTCAAGCATCTGCGCAAGAAGTTCACTCGCGTCTCGACCGAGCGCATTGTCGCCGGCCCCGGGATCGTCGGCATCTATGAGACGCTCGCAGAGATCGAGAACCGCGCGATCCAGCGGCTCGACGACAAGGCAATCTGGACCATGGCGCTTGAGGGCAAGGACAGTCTCGCGCTCGCCGCGCTCGACCGCTTCTGCCTCAGTCTCGGTGCGGTGGCGGGCGACCTTGCGCTCGCGCACGGGGCCAAGGGCGTGGTCATCGCAGGTGGCCTGGGCTTGCGGCTCAAGGAGCATTTCGCGCGGTCGGGCTTTGCCGAGCGATTCGTCGCCAAGGGCCGCTTTCAGCAGATGATGGCCGCGATTCCGGTCAAACTGATCATTCATCTCCAGCCGGGCCTTTACGGCGCCGCGGCCGCATTCGCACAGGAGCACACGTCATGA
- a CDS encoding DUF3419 family protein produces the protein MKASQLDSRAIWYAASNEDTRSECRALQPKGRRVLSITASGSRTFDLLIEDPASIISIDQNPAQTALAELLASAYRRLSYGEFRDFAGITPSTDRDRQFARLAPDLSPDARQFWEHHPKHIATGIIYCGRWEGFLRSIQKLAGSRRRDLAARLLTAATLDAQHGLWRGTWDDRRWRLFLRLLSIRFLWTHVAREPGIAFVAPDFDIYRYVRARFDHVAKHHLLSESPFAWLMLNGTYPSQALPPYLSEAGFAQIRTRIDRVQFVTASIQDFLRDCAPDSLGAVSLSDYSSYCDVEVQRGVWASLARAVTADGRVCERKFFNKSGTDLPEALGFTRDRALEDQLFREDRAFFYSFVVAGKG, from the coding sequence GTGAAGGCGTCGCAACTCGACAGCCGTGCCATCTGGTATGCCGCGAGCAACGAGGACACGCGCAGCGAATGCCGCGCGCTGCAACCGAAAGGCCGTCGCGTGCTGAGCATTACCGCCAGCGGATCGCGGACCTTCGACCTGCTGATCGAAGACCCGGCATCCATCATCTCGATCGATCAGAATCCGGCTCAGACCGCTCTCGCCGAACTGCTGGCATCTGCTTACCGACGCCTCAGCTACGGTGAATTTCGAGACTTTGCCGGTATCACCCCTTCAACCGACCGTGACCGGCAATTCGCCCGATTGGCGCCCGATCTGTCACCGGATGCCCGGCAGTTCTGGGAGCATCATCCCAAGCACATCGCGACCGGCATCATCTATTGCGGCAGATGGGAAGGGTTTCTGCGATCGATCCAGAAGCTCGCGGGCAGCCGTCGTCGCGATCTTGCCGCACGACTGCTGACCGCGGCGACACTGGATGCCCAACATGGATTGTGGCGCGGCACCTGGGATGACCGTCGCTGGCGGCTGTTCCTGCGATTGTTGTCGATCCGATTTCTGTGGACACACGTTGCGCGCGAACCGGGTATCGCCTTTGTCGCCCCGGATTTCGACATTTACCGCTATGTACGGGCGCGGTTCGATCATGTCGCTAAGCACCATTTACTGTCGGAAAGCCCCTTCGCCTGGCTGATGCTGAACGGTACTTATCCGTCACAGGCCCTGCCCCCCTATCTGAGCGAGGCGGGATTCGCGCAGATCCGCACGCGGATCGATCGGGTGCAATTCGTGACGGCTTCCATACAGGATTTCCTGCGCGACTGCGCACCAGACAGCCTCGGCGCCGTGTCGCTGTCGGACTATTCCTCCTATTGCGATGTCGAGGTGCAGCGCGGCGTATGGGCCAGTCTGGCAAGGGCCGTGACGGCAGACGGGCGTGTGTGCGAAAGAAAATTCTTCAACAAATCGGGGACCGATCTGCCCGAGGCGTTGGGATTCACGCGTGACCGGGCTCTCGAAGATCAGCTCTTCCGGGAGGACCGAGCTTTTTTCTATTCCTTTGTCGTTGCTGGAAAGGGCTGA
- a CDS encoding TetR/AcrR family transcriptional regulator, producing MARRSDHTREELKAMIVREGHRQISEVGFAHFSAREVAKRIGYSIGTLYNVFESYDLLVLAINARTLALWQAHLEARLDGIEQGRLRTLVEAYFEFAILHRHAWTALYDHRLPDDVRAPEYYREQIRSLTGIVRDEIAAVLPEDKMDEADALTRSLLATVHGHCFFTLNGTFQLLGEETPLETVYRRVLETIAAV from the coding sequence ATGGCCAGACGATCGGATCATACGCGCGAGGAATTGAAGGCGATGATCGTCCGCGAGGGCCATCGCCAGATTTCGGAGGTCGGCTTCGCGCATTTCTCCGCCCGAGAAGTGGCCAAGCGGATCGGCTATTCGATCGGCACGCTCTACAACGTGTTCGAATCCTATGACTTGTTGGTCCTGGCGATCAACGCGCGGACACTGGCCCTGTGGCAGGCGCATCTCGAGGCACGGCTGGACGGAATCGAGCAAGGCCGGCTGCGCACTCTGGTCGAGGCCTATTTCGAATTCGCCATCCTCCACCGCCATGCCTGGACCGCGCTGTACGACCACCGTCTTCCCGACGATGTACGAGCGCCGGAATATTATCGCGAGCAGATCCGGTCGCTGACCGGCATCGTCCGTGACGAGATCGCCGCCGTGCTGCCGGAAGACAAGATGGATGAGGCCGACGCGCTGACCCGATCGCTTCTGGCGACGGTGCACGGCCATTGCTTCTTCACTCTCAACGGCACCTTCCAGCTGCTGGGCGAAGAGACCCCACTGGAGACTGTCTATCGCCGGGTGCTTGAAACCATTGCCGCCGTCTGA
- the eda gene encoding bifunctional 4-hydroxy-2-oxoglutarate aldolase/2-dehydro-3-deoxy-phosphogluconate aldolase — protein sequence MTGIEAIMRTSAVIPVLVIDDAATARPLAEALVAGGLRVLEVTMRTPAALDAIREMKQVPGAIVGAGTVVTLEQFEQVMDLDVEFIVSPGLTEKLGRPIVDSGVPFLPGIANSGDIMRGLDLGLTHFKFFPAEASGGLKALKALAAPFYQAQFCPTGGITEASAPDWLAFAPVLCVGGSWVTGGTMAEVEAKARAANALRR from the coding sequence ATGACCGGCATCGAAGCAATCATGCGGACCAGCGCGGTCATCCCGGTGCTGGTGATCGACGATGCCGCAACCGCCCGTCCGCTCGCCGAGGCTCTGGTCGCCGGCGGCCTGCGCGTGCTCGAAGTGACGATGCGCACGCCTGCGGCGCTGGATGCGATCCGCGAGATGAAGCAGGTGCCCGGCGCGATCGTCGGTGCCGGCACGGTGGTGACCCTGGAACAGTTCGAGCAGGTCATGGATCTCGATGTCGAGTTCATCGTCTCTCCCGGTCTTACCGAAAAGCTCGGGCGTCCGATCGTCGATAGCGGTGTGCCCTTTCTGCCCGGCATCGCCAATTCCGGCGACATCATGCGCGGGCTCGACCTCGGGCTGACGCATTTCAAATTCTTCCCGGCCGAGGCTTCAGGTGGATTGAAGGCGCTGAAGGCCTTGGCCGCGCCCTTCTATCAGGCGCAATTCTGTCCGACCGGCGGCATCACCGAGGCGAGCGCACCGGATTGGCTGGCGTTCGCCCCGGTGCTGTGCGTCGGCGGAAGCTGGGTGACCGGCGGCACCATGGCCGAGGTGGAAGCCAAGGCACGCGCGGCAAACGCGTTGCGGCGATAG
- a CDS encoding Rieske 2Fe-2S domain-containing protein produces MGRALMVYRHSTGVAVFDDRCPHRNVRLSQGCVKGDAIVCPYHGWEFRPDGQCTRVPGSASCPAVAARSHPVTVKNGLVWTSLAENPSPFPALPSEIGNAAFDNYWWPVKGSTANLADAIENLLDPMHSYFLHPGLVRASRTPNSMQVDLTLGPWGCEARYTENRATMTWLQRVSEGDRVHSYGRYFAPTIVQIAFEDKRGLTIAITVILAPEDHHRTRPYAHFATRKGFMPAWLKRALITAFNLPILFQDRAALADQARNAARFGGPDYAIGPVDFFGPTIWRLLNGKPQAEERKTFQITP; encoded by the coding sequence ATGGGGCGAGCTTTGATGGTCTATCGCCATTCGACTGGCGTCGCCGTGTTCGACGACCGCTGCCCTCACCGCAACGTCCGTTTGTCGCAGGGGTGCGTGAAGGGTGACGCCATTGTCTGCCCTTATCATGGTTGGGAGTTCAGGCCCGACGGTCAATGTACCAGGGTACCCGGATCCGCGAGCTGCCCCGCCGTCGCGGCACGGTCACACCCGGTGACGGTCAAGAATGGACTGGTCTGGACCAGCTTGGCCGAGAATCCGTCACCTTTTCCGGCATTGCCGAGCGAGATCGGGAACGCCGCCTTTGATAACTACTGGTGGCCGGTCAAGGGATCGACCGCGAACCTGGCCGATGCGATCGAGAATTTGCTCGACCCGATGCACTCCTATTTCCTGCATCCCGGGCTGGTCCGCGCCTCCCGTACGCCTAATTCGATGCAAGTCGACCTGACGCTCGGGCCCTGGGGCTGCGAAGCGCGCTACACCGAAAATCGCGCGACGATGACTTGGCTGCAGCGGGTGAGCGAGGGGGACAGAGTCCATAGCTATGGGCGCTATTTTGCGCCGACCATCGTGCAGATCGCATTCGAGGACAAGCGTGGCCTGACGATTGCCATTACCGTGATCCTGGCCCCCGAAGATCACCACCGGACACGACCCTATGCGCATTTCGCAACGCGCAAGGGATTTATGCCGGCTTGGCTCAAACGCGCCCTGATCACGGCGTTCAATCTGCCGATCCTGTTTCAGGATCGCGCCGCGCTCGCCGATCAGGCACGCAATGCTGCGCGTTTCGGCGGACCGGACTATGCGATCGGGCCGGTCGATTTTTTCGGGCCGACGATCTGGCGGCTGTTGAACGGCAAGCCCCAAGCCGAAGAGCGAAAGACGTTTCAGATCACGCCCTGA